Genomic window (Dyadobacter fanqingshengii):
GTAGGTAGCCCCAAATATTTGATTGGTCGGAGTAATTGCAAATCGTCAATAAAAACCTCGAAATGCTGGATTGTTGTACCTTCCTGTAAGTTCAAAATTTCTCGAATTGGCCTATCATCTGTTTTATCAATTTCAGTTGGCTGTCCTTTAGGCTCATTGGAAATTAAATAACTGTCAGACCAATGATTTACTTGCATGTCAAATAAATCACCTTGCACATAAGGCGCAGGAATTGCCAAGCTTAGATTCCAAACCATCTGCAGATAGTAATCAAAGAGTTTATCAAGTTGCGGATTAGGGTTAGAATTCTCCAATTCTTGCCATATGACGTCAACAAGTTTTGCAAAAGCATCGTTTGGCTTGTCTTCGGGAAGCCAAGGCACTGTACTAGTACGATTGTTAGCTTCTCTGAAAATCTTACCTGTAGCGTCTACTTTGCCTATATGGTACTTCGGTGGTTGAAGAGCCAGATCACCTGTTACAGTGTTGTCTTCGCTTTGCTCGACAGCAGACCAAACCTCCCTGCTTTGCAGGGTATTCCGTGCTTGTGGACGGATATTATTCAAAATAATTGTAGTGCCGTGAACATCGATATCAATTGCTTTTTCACGCCAAACGGAAACTCTGCCAGATTCGAACTGATCAATATCGCTTACGATTTCTGCGGATTCATCTGAATACTGACGCAAATTAACCACTGCAATTGTTCGAAAATTGTCACCTTTTGTCTTAGTGATAATCTGAAAGTTATAAGTCAATTGAGCAACAGAAAAAATTCCTATTCCAATTTTTCCTATAAGTTTACGGCCATTTGGACTCAGGTCATTATCTATCTCATTCGTAATTCCGAGTGCAGCACCCTGATTGTTCCGTTTTGCACTCCCACCGATGTGCATCAGCATATTGCCAAGCGCCTTGGGTGTCATTCCATGACCGTTGTCTTCAACTGAGATTCTAGAAAACCTTGGAGCATCAGTCTTAATCACAACCTTTGAAGCGTCCGCATCGTAGGCATTTGATATTAATTCTCGCAAGGCTGAGGCAGGTTGCCGATATATTCCATCGGTCACCCGAGCGATAACTCGCTCATCAGTCTTGAGGACTGTATAAACAACATCCTCGCTCGTTTGACTACGATTGATAGCGTCTACTAACTTATGCTCTTCGGTTTGAATAACTATTTTTGGATCAGCCATTTCCTGATTTTTGCATTGATTTTGTTACAGCCTCAGCCAAACTTTTTGCCAGTGGCGGTGGTACTGCATTTGATATTTGCTGAACTTGTTGAGAAAGGGTTCCTTTCAAAATAAAACTCTTTGGAAATCCTTGCAATAACATTGCTTCATAGATACTGATTCTTCTTAGACCACTAGGGTGCACATGGATTTCTCTGTTTCCGAAAGCAATCGTAGGTGAAGGCTTGTCCCAATTAAGTTTACGAAAACTTCTTGATTTATTTGAATTGTCAAATGGCTGACGAAACTTTGCTGATTTCGGTTGCATTGTCCAGTGATTGGGATGCAATGGAATGTCTTCTTTCTTTAAATTTCTATGAAAAAATGCAGGCTCAATCAATTCACCTATCGTACTTTTTACAGTGAACGTTCCCACAGTTTTTTCTGGATAAACAGGTTGATATCCTTGCCCGGATCTCAATGCGGTAACCACAATCCTATTTCTGTTTTGTGGTACGCCAAAGTCATGAGCACATAATTCTTTTTCACTCAAATCAAAATCTAATTCTTTCAAGCCTTTGATTAAATCCAGATATTTAACTGTATGCTTTTTGTCTTTCATACCTAAAACATTCTCAAAGACAACAAATTCAACAATGTAGTGTTTTTTAAGTTCTTCAATTATTTGAATATAAAGACGCGGTAATAAGTTGCGTGGGTCGTCTGGTTTAGAAGACGGGTTTGCTCTTGAAAAGCCTTGGCACGGTGGTCCGCCAATTATACCGATTCTTCCGCCCTTTGGAATTGTTTCAAGAGCGTAGTTTAATACACCTTTTGGACCTATTTTGGAAAGGTCTGCCACAACGCCACTAGCAGATTCGAAGTTGAATTTATGAGTTTCGATAGCTGACGCGTCATTATCAATGGCCAAGGCAATTTTGTAGCCTTCTTCTTGAAAGCCCAAATCTAGCCCACCTGCTCCACTGAAAAGACTGATTATCAAAGGTTTACGTATTTCTTTATGCACTCTGGTTGTATTCATATTAAATTAGTTCACAGCGTTGAAACAAGCCGCCATAAGTTTGTAATATAGACATTGTAGCTAGACGATGCTGTATTCATTTATCAAATAAACTGTCGGGATGTTGCAAGTTACTTTTTACAAAATCTTAAAAGCTGATTGCAAGGCTTTTAATGGGCGAGACAGCCTCTACTAAATTATTTTACGGCAAATAAATGCTTTTGTATCTGATCTACCTCCCCCCAATCAACCGCTCCAACCGCTCCATCATCTCATCCTTCTCCTTCAACATTCTTTCATACAAGGCAATTTTTTCCTCATGAAGCTGAATAAGCTTTTCAAACGGATGAATGTGAATAGTGCCGTGATTATAGGAATTGTCATTGAAAGTACTCGCAATAATGTTTACCGCCTTCTCCTCGTCAAAATTCCGAATCGCCTCAGCCGGAATTTTGAGAATAGCTGAAACCTGCTCCAAAATATCAGCATCAATCTTTTCCTTCTGTTCGAGCAATGAGATTTTCTGCTGGTTCCATTCTTCGCCGAGCTCAAACGCAAGGAAATCTTGTTTGATCCCGAGCATTTCTCGAAATCTTTTAAGGTTGCGGCCTTCGTGGATCTTTGGATTGGAGGTAGTATGTGTCATACAGAGACGGTTTTTGTTAAAAGGCAATTTATATAAATCCTTTCGGAAGTTCAGGTATATTTTACTGGCCAGGCAATGTAAGTTACCGGTTTCGGATTGTTGGGTATGTTTTTCGGGATTATGTGCTTTGCAGAAAACGGAAATTCAGGAAGCTGGCTATGATCCGCGCGGACATAATCGGTTCGTAAGTTTTAAGGAGCTGGTGTTCTTCTTCAGGGATGTAGGGGCGATGACGAAGAAATGATTTCGAAGAATATTGTGAGTGGATTCTTGGACTGACTCCAAGGGAAAACCCTAAATTTTAAAAAAGTAGGGTTTTCCATAATCCATCTGCATGCTGATCCGTCCTATTTTTGCAAGAAAAAGTTCTATTTTTTCTGTTCCCAATTATCTCTTCCGGTAAATAATTCCCGAGCTATAAGCTATTTATGACGGTGACGGCAAATCGGATAAAACAACGGTTCTCTACCAGGGCAAAGAATTCATCTCAATACAGCAATACTAATTTCAAATGCACATTAATTTCAAAATCAACAAAAAAGCAATCGCTTTCGCTGCACTTTGTATAGCATCATGCTCGCTGTCTTGGGCCCAAAAACTAATCGATCCCAAAGCAACACGGGAAACCGCTACACTTTACCGGAATATGCACGAGTTAGCCAAAAAGCATACACTTTTTGGACATCAGGATGCTACGAATTACGGACACGGCTGGCGTGAAGAACCAGGGCGCTCGGACGTGAAGTCGGTCGTTGGCTCGCATCCGGCGGTGATTGGCGTCGACATTGCGCCATTGACGGGCAGGTCCAAGGAATCTACACAAAAGAGCGAAGAGCGTCTGAGGAAATTGGTTGCCGATACCTACGCTCGCGGTGGAATTACGACCATATCCTGGCATTTTTCCAATCCGGTTTCAGGCGGGGATTTTTATTGGAAAGATTCCGTTTCGCTGCCGGCAGTGAAATACATTATTCCGGGCGGTAAAAACCACCAGGATTACAAGGTCATTTTACAAGGTCTTGCCGGCTGGTTCAAAAGTCTGAAAGGTGCCGAAGGAGAGGCTATCCCACTTATTTTCAGGCCTTATCATGAGTTTGACGGAGACTGGTTCTGGTGGGGAAGGGCACACTGCACGCCGGATGAATTCAAATCATTATGGCAATTCACAGCAGGGTATCTGCGGGATAGTCTGGATGTTCATAACCTGATTTACGCATTTTCTCCTGACAATAAATTCAACAGCGTCGCAGAATTTACAGAGCGGTATCCGGGCAACGACTGGGTTGACCTCGTTGGGATGGATAACTATGGAGACATGGGACGCGAGGGCAAGTACAATCTGGAACAAGCGATCAAAAAACTCAAAATCGTAAATGACTTTGCGCTGGAAAACAGAAAACTGGCCGCCATGACTGAGACAGGTCTTGAATCCATTGTAAATCCTGTTTGGTACACCGATGTTTTGCTTAAAGTACTACAAACGAATAAGTTAAATCTCTCCTACGTACTCGTCTGGCGCAACGATACCAAAAGTCCGACACATTACTACGCGCCATTTCCCGGCCATCCCGCTGTGCCGGATTTTAAGAAGTTTTATGACGATAAGTACACGTTGTTTGAAAGCGATCTTAAGAATATCTATGGCAGATAGAAAATCAACATGATCAAAAACTTAACCAGCATTAATATGATAACAGCTACGGATAGAGGTGTCGAGAAAAACAATCTAGAATATTTTAACCCAACCATTGTAACATTATGAAGGATAGTTTACTAAATCAATACGGCCGTGCCGCGGCATCAGCGTGGCTGGTGCCAAGGTATCTTCGTTTAAAGGAAGCCAAAATTCTTAGGCTATTGTTCTGTTTTATTTTTCTGGCTCATCTGCATGTAAAGGCCGGAGAAGTCTTTGAAACCGTTCGTTCGAATGAAAGTCTAAAAGGAGCAATTGATGTGACAGGCAAAGTTGTGGACGATCGGGGAGAGCCGCTGCCGGGAGTCAGTATTGTGATAAAAGGAACAACGCAGGGAACGACTACAAGCGCAGACGGCAAGTACTCGCTGGCGGTCCCGACAAACAGCTCGGTGCTGATTTTTTCATTTGTGGGATATTTGTCCAAAGAGGTAGTTGTTGGCACGCAAAGCACCATCAATGTAACGCTCGCAGTTGATACGAAGGCATTGGAAGAAGTTGTGGTAGTAGGATATGGTGAAATGAAACGCGCCGATTTAACTACTGCACAAACTTCGGTCTCTGCCAAAGACATCGAAAAAACGGTCAACACCACCATTGAACAGGCCATTCAGGGCCGGTCTGCGGGAGTATATGTTACGCAAAACTCAGGTCAGCCGGGGGGAGGGATTTCGGTGAATATCCGGGGTGTGAATTCGATCAGCGGAAGTAATGAGCCATTGTATGTAGTTGATGGTGTGCAGATTCCGGGGCAGTCGGCTTCTTATGGATCGCAGAGTTCTTCCAACCCACTCGCAGGGCTGAACCCGGCTGACATTGAGTCCATTGAAGTTTTGCAAGGTCCTTCGGCAACGGCTATTTATGGATCGAGGGCGACCAATGGTGT
Coding sequences:
- a CDS encoding ATP-binding protein, giving the protein MADPKIVIQTEEHKLVDAINRSQTSEDVVYTVLKTDERVIARVTDGIYRQPASALRELISNAYDADASKVVIKTDAPRFSRISVEDNGHGMTPKALGNMLMHIGGSAKRNNQGAALGITNEIDNDLSPNGRKLIGKIGIGIFSVAQLTYNFQIITKTKGDNFRTIAVVNLRQYSDESAEIVSDIDQFESGRVSVWREKAIDIDVHGTTIILNNIRPQARNTLQSREVWSAVEQSEDNTVTGDLALQPPKYHIGKVDATGKIFREANNRTSTVPWLPEDKPNDAFAKLVDVIWQELENSNPNPQLDKLFDYYLQMVWNLSLAIPAPYVQGDLFDMQVNHWSDSYLISNEPKGQPTEIDKTDDRPIREILNLQEGTTIQHFEVFIDDLQLLRPIKYLGLPTGGHALKKPLILFGKCREEFNNYQKELSGGPLDFEAYLFWTPKIAPTEHRGSLIRINGSSGTLFDPTFFRYQIAEQTRLKQITCEIFVHEGIDSALNIDRESFNFAHPHSAFLTRWLHSALRQLATTNKKIASEVRSGIRGESIEHQKTEIQQIAFNVWQRESKDEFSNPPIVAIKDQQEPVPKSSADIVVVKSPIKNIIGRRSTSANSQFNSEKMIAITQILASFGLLEKLTQQQQDRLLNAIYNVLESTE
- a CDS encoding DNA cytosine methyltransferase; its protein translation is MNTTRVHKEIRKPLIISLFSGAGGLDLGFQEEGYKIALAIDNDASAIETHKFNFESASGVVADLSKIGPKGVLNYALETIPKGGRIGIIGGPPCQGFSRANPSSKPDDPRNLLPRLYIQIIEELKKHYIVEFVVFENVLGMKDKKHTVKYLDLIKGLKELDFDLSEKELCAHDFGVPQNRNRIVVTALRSGQGYQPVYPEKTVGTFTVKSTIGELIEPAFFHRNLKKEDIPLHPNHWTMQPKSAKFRQPFDNSNKSRSFRKLNWDKPSPTIAFGNREIHVHPSGLRRISIYEAMLLQGFPKSFILKGTLSQQVQQISNAVPPPLAKSLAEAVTKSMQKSGNG
- a CDS encoding helix-turn-helix domain-containing protein, yielding MTHTTSNPKIHEGRNLKRFREMLGIKQDFLAFELGEEWNQQKISLLEQKEKIDADILEQVSAILKIPAEAIRNFDEEKAVNIIASTFNDNSYNHGTIHIHPFEKLIQLHEEKIALYERMLKEKDEMMERLERLIGGR
- a CDS encoding glycoside hydrolase family 26 protein; translated protein: MHINFKINKKAIAFAALCIASCSLSWAQKLIDPKATRETATLYRNMHELAKKHTLFGHQDATNYGHGWREEPGRSDVKSVVGSHPAVIGVDIAPLTGRSKESTQKSEERLRKLVADTYARGGITTISWHFSNPVSGGDFYWKDSVSLPAVKYIIPGGKNHQDYKVILQGLAGWFKSLKGAEGEAIPLIFRPYHEFDGDWFWWGRAHCTPDEFKSLWQFTAGYLRDSLDVHNLIYAFSPDNKFNSVAEFTERYPGNDWVDLVGMDNYGDMGREGKYNLEQAIKKLKIVNDFALENRKLAAMTETGLESIVNPVWYTDVLLKVLQTNKLNLSYVLVWRNDTKSPTHYYAPFPGHPAVPDFKKFYDDKYTLFESDLKNIYGR